The following is a genomic window from Manihot esculenta cultivar AM560-2 chromosome 9, M.esculenta_v8, whole genome shotgun sequence.
CTGATGGTTTCAAGCTCTGATAGTGAATCAGAAAACTCAGATGCAGATACCGGTGTTGCAATCAGGTTCTTATTGCTGATACCAGttgttaattattttcttcttttgtcTAGATTTATGAGAATATTCATATTCCATTTGATAAAGTGTGCTATTTCAATAAACATTTTTCCTTACTGATCAAAGTTTGTTATCAACTGTATCTCTTGGACATAGTTcttaaatcattttatttttgtatacagtaagagaaagaagaagaagaagaagaagaagaagaagaagaagatacgAAGGATCCTTGACGACGCTGAATTAGGAGAAGAGACCCAAAGGAAAATTGCAATCGAAAAGGTACCTTATGTTTGTAATTTATTCAGACAAATCTAGTATGTTGCCACTAAAATTGCCATCTTATGTAGGAACGTCAAGAACGTCTCAAGTCGCTGAAAGTAGAGTTTACTGACAAAACCAAGATGATGAGCTTTGCAAGCTGCAATGGCGACTTACCTGAAGGTGCAACTGTTGAAGTACTTGGTGATGCTGCGACAGGTTATATAGTGAATGTTGTGCGGGAAAAAGGTGAAGAGGCTGTGAGGATTCCCCCAAGCATTTCAGCCAAATTGAAAGCCCATCaggtttcttttcttttttctttgtgttattattacttttttttgtGTTTTAATGTTAATGGAGTTCTTGACATGGCTTTGTTGCTGTTGTTCAGCGAAGTAGTTTCATACTTTCTTTCATTATAGTGTTTTTCCCCTTCCTAAGCCTGAAATATAACAATACTGCTTTGATTACTTGGCTTCCTCTCTTGAAGTATAATGACATTGCTCGATTATTCAGCTTCCTCTCTTGAAGTATAATGACATTGCTTGATTACTCAGTTTCCTCTCTCAAACTATAATGACATTGCTTGATAACTCAGCTTCCTCTCACATTTAAGTTTAACTTTTGGTCCCTGTTCCTCGTTTGTCTATGACTTCAGAAATAAGCCATGCATTACATTTGGTATTGGAATGTGAAATTGTTAATAGTCCAAATGTTGGAATTGAGTCCCTCAATGGAGGTCCCTATTTGCTAACTCCATTAGTGGCATTTAAAGCTCTTTTTACTTATGATAGTCTTTTATCATGAAGGTGTTGTTATGTTGTTTCCCTGAAGATGATTTGAATTGCAGGTGGCAGGGATAAGATTCATGTGGGAGAATATAGTTCAGTCAATTGGGAAAGTGAAATCTGGAGATAGAGGTCTTGGTTGCATTTTGGCTCATACAATGGGTCTGGGTAAAACTTTTCAGGTATTAACTCAGCTTCTATAtctgtcatttttttttattcattaaattagATCAACAGTTTCTGAATTTATAGGGAAGAAAAAGGCCACTTAAAATGAAATAAGAGCATACAGAAAAAGAGAGCACGGCTCATTGCATCTACACCAcctgaaaaaaaaatctacacCACCAAAAACAAAAAGTCAGACTCAAATGACTAACAAAGCAAATTGACTGTTATTGTAACTTTCAGTATATCTTTTACATGAATTGGTGACTAATTCAATCACTAGAGTAGTTCCAGCTCCAGCTTCGCCACAAAACTTgtgtaaataaaaaaagtagAAGAAAGAAGTACAAAGGACATAATGAACATGTAATTAGAAAATGGAGAGGCAAGTAAAAGCACTGGAAGATGCTCAAGAAAATAGCAAAGCATCATCATCCAGCTCTCCCGGCCTCTCGTCTCTATTCCCTCTGTggctttggttttttttttttttttgggagaaCGGGGGTTTGGGGTTTGGTGGAATAGTACCTGAGGTTTCATAATACAAGCCACTACTAATTATTGTTCTGGTTGTTTTATTGGTAAATGGTAATACTAATAAAAGAGTGCAGTTAGCTATGGTGCTGGCAATTCTATGGATTAAAAAGAACATACAGTTTGCCTGATTGTCAAATTCTGTCTGCAGGTTATAGCGTTCCTGTACATTGCCATGAGAAGTGTTGATTTGGGATTAAGAACTGCACTTATTGTTACTCCTGTGAATGTACTTCATAACTGGCGGCATGAATTCTTGAAATGGAAGCCCTCAGAAGTAAAGCCCCTTCGTGTTTTCATGCTGGAAGATGTTTCAAGGTTTAATTATATACTTCTTGTCCCCTTCTTCCATTTGATTTTATGATGAAGAAATCGTTTTTACTCTGTTCTGTTTGCTGGCATTAGGGACAGAAGAGCAGAATTGTTTGCAAAATGGAGAACTAAGGGTGGGGTTTTTCTTATTGGCTACACTGCTTTTCGAAACTTATCTTTTGGAAAGCATGTAAAGGATCGTAATATGGCTAGGGAAATTTGTTATGCTTTACAGGTTTGTCATAGTCCTGAAATCATCTGTTATTGCATTAGTTAGCCTTGGGATTCCTGTGGATTATTTGGATTCAGAATTATTAAGGAACCTCTGTTTACCAAACTTCTatgaagaaattaattttttcagctTGGTGTGTATTTTtgctcaaaaagaaaaaagtaagtTTTTCTTTGATGATATTTACACACTTACTGCATTATCTTTGCTAGTTATGTGTAAAATCATAGGGTCTCAAATTATCTTTCATTTTTCCTCCCTTGTTTCTTTCTTATGCATTATTGCATTAGAGCTAGTGGTAGATTAACTTAAGTTAGGAGGCAATAAGGCTTTCTGATGGCCTCTGTTCAGTAAAGAATTTGTTGTTTCCATGGTGTCATTACTAGtcaaattttagtatttttaaatttgtagcCAGACATGATTTTGTGCATTATCTGTTGGACAAAAGGACATGTATTTAAATTGAACTTTGAATGTGCCTTGAAATATGGAACTTTTATTGATACAAGCATTGAGGAATCTTTGTAAATGAGATTGCTGGAGAAATTGTTGTGTGTCGATAATGTTGAAGTCCATCTGAATTCTGAATTTTGATTCATCTTGTTTTACTCACTGTTGCTGACTGTATTTTTCCCATTTTTGTTTAAGCCACTTGTATTGTGATGATAGAGAATTTTATTTTGGAGAGAAGTACACAAATACTGTGGGAAGGATAAAGGATCATCATATTCTAATCAAGGTTAtaaagaaaaggggaaaactagAATAGTGGAGTCTTTATGTAATCCTGAATACACATAAGTGGTAGTTGACTTTGTTaaagaatataaatattataaaactgAACTCAAAAGTAGATTAACAAAGTATTGCCAAGTGGCATTCCTTTTTTTGCCAAAGGGCAGGTTTTTTATGCTTTCTACTTATATAATATCTCTTAATCACCCCTTCAATTCCTATTCCATTcaatttctctttatttatagCGGATTTCCTTTCTACTTCCACCTTGTTTTCTATAGTTCTCAGTCTTATGAGATCCTCAAAAGACTAAAAAAGTTGTGAAAtgttttttgtttaaaattgaatcattATACCTACTTGATGAGTTGGAGAGACAGATATTATCTTATGGATGAATTAAACTCTCAACGAAACCTGATAACACCCACAACTGAATCCACATGATGCAGGTTTAGTCATTTTTAGGGACATATCAGCAAGTTACCTTCTCCATGCTTTTCCTAAGTTTGTTATGGCACTTTCCTTGTTAACATACCACTTTCAGAAATCTTAGATATCAGCAATTTGATATGGGCTGATACTTTGTATCACCAAGAATAATGATGAATCATTGCATGAAATTAAGTGTTAGATGTGTTAATGAAAACTTCTTTTCAATTATCAGGATGGACCCGATATACTTGTTTGTGATGAAGCCCATATGATTAAGAACACCAGGGCAGATACAACCCAAGCATTGAAACAAGTGAAATGCCAGAGAAGGATTGCATTAACTGGATCACCTCTTCAAAACAATCTAATGGAGTATTACTGCGTATGTCTGTGAACAGACTAGTGCCACAAGTTGTTCATACATTATAttagctgttctgattctgATCAGTTTTATATCTGAAACAGATGGTTGATTTTGTAAGAGAAGGTTTTCTTGGCAGCAGCCATGAGTTTAGAAACCGGCAAGACTTCTCCCCCTACTCTCTTCTGGTTGCTATCGCCCTTTTACTTGCTTATCTTAACTGCGTTTTGCTTGGTTGCAGGTTCCAGAATCCCATAGAGAATGGGCAGCATACTAATTCAACAACCAATGATGTGAAAATTATGAATCAGAGGTCCCATATCCTTTATGAACAATTGAAAGGATTTGTCCAAAGAATGGACATGAGTGTCGTGAAGAAGGACTTGCCACCTAAAACTGTTTTTGTAATAGCCGTAAAGCTCTCCCCATTGCAGAGGAAATTATACAAGAGGTTCCTTGTCGTGCATGGATTCACAAATGATAAGGTTTCCAATGAAAAGATTAGGAAGAGCTTTTTTGCTGGATACCAGGCATTGGCTCAGGTGTGTTCTCAATTATGCTTTTTGTGTTTACTTATCTCTCTTATGCACCATAAGTAGAATATTCGCCCAAGAACTTAAGTGTCAAGAGTTTCTATGCTATCCATTTACATTCAAAGAAGCTAGCTGGAAGTTGAAAAAGAGTTGCTACATGCTAGCAGTAGGGTGTATACAGCAAAGATGTAACAATTTGTTTCATGTCATCCATGATTCCCCCATCCCCATCACTTTCTGAAACTGCATGTAAAGCAACAGTAGGTCAAAAAGCCAATACATAATGGTTGTTATTTGAACAGTGCTTGGGCTTCAGTGAAGTGGTGAAGGAATGAAGCTGTCTGATGCATCAGTATATCTACaatattttacttaaaaaatttaCCATTTGATAAAATCTGGATCAGTATGCAACATTTTTCTTGGGTGTATGAGAAGTGCATGTTTGTGGGAATAATCGAGTTATCACAAATGAAGGAGAAGAGTTGGATTAGTCCTTGATACATATACTGAtggattatatttttttctctaaattgATACATATACTGATGgattatattattttctctaaattaattgcttttttttttcccgcTATGTTTGCTTCCTTTAACAAAAACGCTTACTGTGCTTGCTAGATATGGAATCATCCTGGGATTCTGCAACTGAGGAAAGATAGAGATTACGTTAGTCGTGAGGAAGCTGTTGAGAATTTTATTGGAGATGAAAGTTCTAGTGATGAAAATGTAGATTACAACAATATTCTTGGAGGTATACCTCGAATTTGTTATCATTTGTTACTGTTTCTTGCTTACTTCATGCGTTGATAGCTGACATATTGGACATGCTGGCAACATATTTGTTTGTAggttgaattattttttactgTTGCAAAATATTGCTATTATTCTTGAATTAATCTACCGTTGGCTAATCGTTATgtatttgtatatatattttgtgaTTTGATGgaagttttaattttgaaatatttttaaactgaaaaatgaaaatccatCTAGAAGAAAAAGGAACTAAACAAAACTAATATATCAAAGGTTTGTTTTGGATTCAATTTGGACTAAACTATTTAATTGGACATGAGCCTCATTTGAAAGCATAAATCTGAGTTATATGAAATCTCAATAGCTTACATTAAGAATTGTTTCAATAACCTTATTTTGTGGTATATATTACTCGTTGGCTGTTATTTAGAACTTTTCTCTTTCCTCCTTCCTCCATATTTCTATTtgcatgtgttttatggttattTTTATTGCTCAACAGAGAAGCCAAGGAGTGCAAATAATTTTGTGCATGGGAGACGCGATGGTGGATTTTTTCTTAAGGTATGAATGCAGCAAATTATGCATGTAGTATTAATATCTGCTCCTATGATttgcaaaaaatattttaaatttgctAAGAGATGCATCCACGTTGGGTGCACTTTAATCATCATCTGATTTTATACCTTCACTCTTATTTGAGAATTCTAAATTTGTTTTGGATCTCATCGTGATCTGTTCCCTTTTCTTTGTGTaggttccttttttttttctttggtaATATGATAACTGTTGTTTTTGGTCTTCTAGGATTGGTGGAATGATCTTCTtcatgaaaataattataaagagCTTGATTACAGTGGCAAAATGGTATTGCTGCTTGACATTTTAACCGTATGTTCTCATGTGGGTGATAAGGCATTGGTTTTTAGCCAGAGCATTCCCACTTTAGACCTCATAGAATTTTATCTTTCAAGATTGCCACGGCATGGAAAAAGGGGAAAGTTCTGGAGGAAAGGAAAGGATTGGTACAGGTGGGTATATATTGCCATTAAATTGTCATCACTCATCACGCAGGGTTTCTTGGTATTAGGTCAAAGTTATTGATATGGACATGATGTTGTTTGTAATTGTAAAGTTCATTTTGATATACCCAACAGGCTAGATGGAAGAACAGAGAGTTCTGAAAGGCAAAAATTAGTTGAGAACTTCAATGATCCCGTGAACAAAAGAGTCAAATGTGCTCTGATTTCAACAAGAGCTGGATCTCTGGGGATTAATCTTCATGCTGCAAACCGTGTAGTTATTGTTGATGGTTCATGGAATCCAACATATGACCTTCAGGCCATTTATAGAGCTTGGAGGTTAGCTTTTGACTGATGTCTTTTTTTATTGCGTAGATTCAAATATCAACAAAAGCTAATAGAACTGTTTTCCGATTCTTCAGGTATGGCCAGAAAAAGCCAGTGTTTGCTTATAGATTGATGGCACATGGAACTATGGAAGAAAAAATCTACAAGCGTCAGGTAATGGAATAGCAAATTGCATCCTCAAATTAGTTGTATTTTCTGGAAGGAATTTTGACGATACCAGTGGTCTAAACAGGTGACAAAGGAGGGACTTGCTGCAAGGGTAGTTGATAGACAACAAGTACACAGGACCATTTCTAGAGAAGAAATGTTGCATCTTTTTGAATTTGGTGATGATGAGAATTCTGACCCTCTAACTGACATTGGGCAAGAGGATGGACAAGCAGATGACTGCAGCATGAGCGGAGTGGGAAATTCACTGAAACAGAGGGTTCCCCTTTCTCATGGCAGCTGCTCTTCTGACAAGTTAATGGAGAGCTTACTTAGCAGGCATCATCCAaggttttttttcctttatttagCTTTTTGTTAAATCTTTTCTCAACTTGGATCATCTTAGACTTGCACTTTTGCAGACATTGCTGAAAGTGGAATTGGGTAGTATTGTATTAGCAAGAATATATTTCTTGAATTTATAATAGTGCCCTTATGAATTTATCCCGAGTATTAAAATAAATGCCATTTTTTTAATTGTGGCTTTCATTCTTCATTTGAGATATTTTAGTTTCTTATCAAGTCACTTAGTAAAGCACCACAATCTGCTGGACTAGAAAATGGATTTGACTACAGACAATACCTAATTCTTTTACTCCCTTTTAGGTGGATTGCCAATTACCATGAGCATGAGACACTCCTGCAAGAGAATGAAGAGGAAAAACTTACCAAGGAAGAGCAAGACATGGCTTGGGAAGTATATAGGAGAACGTTAGAATGGGAAGAAGTGCAGCGAGTTTCTCTTGATGAATCCACATTCGAGCGAAAGCCTCCCGTGCCAAGTGTTGCTCCTTCTGCACCAGATACAAGCAGCTTACCTACATCAAGCATGACGCCTCCTGCACCTGAGGCTTCCAATTCCAACGTTACACCTTACAAGAGCAATTTTAGGAATCGCATGTTGCAGAGAAAATGTACTAACCTTTCCCACTTGCTTACCCTCAGAAGTCAGGGCACAAAAGTTGGTTGCACTACTGTATGTGGGGAATGCGCCCAGGAGATAAGCTGGGAGGATCTGAACAGGGATGGCAGAATGGCACGATGAGGAATGTCATCCTCTGTCTTCCTTCACTCACACTAATTCTAATGTAATTTGTTGTGATTATAAGGGGTAGTAGCTGTAGTAcccattttattcattttggtaGTTACTTATCTAAtccctttttatatatatttttattgtagAGGGGTACAAAAGAGGGAATTTTTGGGTGGGTGATTGTAAATTTACACAACAGGGAATTAGGCCTTTGTAAATTTGGGGTCATATTTTCCTTAAACGTGTAATTTCTCGGGAAAGCCAAATGTTGTTTCTGCTTTGGAAGTGTTGCACACATCTACAGAGCTAACCCTGCTTACTATTTTCAGCATTCATGCAAATGCATCCATTTTTGTTTCATTTATTTTGCTAGAATTAGGTTAATCCTGATTTCTTCCGACAATGGGGGAACCACTTTGGTGACGGTCCAACAAGATGTATATAATTGAGGAAGAAAAATATAATTGGGTTAATggcatagaaaaaaaaaatccaacttATGTTCAATTATGATCCGTCTAATTTGGTGGGCATATgccaaaaaataatatatattatttccgGGCTAAAGTTTCACAAAAGCATATTTAAATGGAAAGAGACGGTATAAAAGAGAATATGGTTAAaaaattcagatttttttttttcttttatagaaATGTAGCTCCAAAGGtacattataaattttaattaatttatacggtatatatatacatgttattatgtttatataatttttatcaaataaataatttgattaactaaattaaattttaattaatatcctaaatctttaattatatgaaaattttgaattatataattaaaataataattttatgatttttatcatataaatatgAACAATTGAaaacttaattaataaataatatttataaatttttacaatataattaataattgttaTGGATTATTTCctctcaaataaattttaatatgtatgTCAAATACCTTTacaaattttactaaaatttatcaatttagaAAGTGAtgtgcataattaagaaaataataatgattTGTTGTAACTTCAACTAAAAGAGaatttgccttttttttttttaatctccaAGAACCAAACACCTCTATATTTAACTTTCTACATACAACAAAATAACTAAACAGTATCACCATGATCGCCTTTGAGTTACTTGCCAGTGATTGATTATTTGTCTTATAATGCTTTTGCTCATTATTCAATCCAAACAGTCACTGTTCCTTTTAAGCATTCCCACGATTTCAAGGAAAAAAACAGAAGCATCAAATTGCAGAATACATAAATTCAGGGCAAAATAACCCTTTGACAAGTTCCATTTTAACAGCTTTCATTACTCTACAATCCCACACCATAGTCCAGCATCAATCTACTTGGCAATTGGCGTCCCCCATCAAACCCTTCCTCTGATTACAATTGCAAATGCTCCACTACACATTTCAAATGATGCAACCAACAAAAGAAAAACATCAGCAAATGTTGACAATCAATGCTGTTGATCTCAGTCATGTCGACTGCAGTATGAACATCTCCTCTGCTAACTCTGTAGCCTTCCTGCTTGCTTATATGAACACAAAAAGCAAATCATGCTCTTAAGTGCACTCTCCATGGCAACCAAGGAAAGAAGAACAAGCTATAGGTGACGATCCAACTGCAGAATCCACAACCTTGCCAAACCCTCTATCAACGTGCCCGGACAGTGATAAATAGGGTAATATGCGAATGCTGCGAAACTAGCATCTTTCATCTCCCAACCAGTTATCTTTCACCTTTGGTCCGGTTGGTCCCTCCTCGCCATAAAGTTCAGTTGGGAACAGGTCAAAGATGTTCTCCACTGAGAATCTAACAAAGAATGGGAGGTGATTTATAATCTTATCTAGCTCAGATCTTGAGTCATATACAATGGTTGGACCCCATTCTCGCATAAATTGCAGCCAGCACGGCTCTGTGACTACTCCGTCTCCAAGATACTCGGCTGCAATTAGCTGATACTTTGTGCTTGAATCTATATAATATTTGCTTTGGGCAGCATCATTTCTCACCCCGACTCCAAGCTTTGTTGATCCTTGAAGGTAAGTACCAGGGTGAGGAAAACTAGCATGACCATGTTTTGATGAATAAACAATTGGCCTATTACCTTCAATAAATTCCAAATCAGAAGCGTGCACCCATTCGCCACCACTATGCTGTGAAAAGTAGACTTGCCATAGTTCCCCTGTGAAGTTACTTACACGAAGGGTGAAGTGCTCCCAATCACCCACATGTTGCCCAATCTTGGTCATTGGTATGCTCATTAACCCAATTTTAAGGGTGGCTGGTCCATTGAAGGGACAAAATACCCAAAATGCAATATCAGTAAAAGTTCCTCCAAGCGCTGGTTTCACATGAACGTAAAGCTCAGCGCTCTCTAGatctcctcttttgatgttattTCTAGCATCATCATCATTCGGCAAATCAATCCAATATTCCCTATCATTTTGACCTTCACAAGGCAAGTTTGAACCCCTATAGTCAATATGTTGACCCTCATCCTTGCCTTCTTGATACAGAAGTGCTCCATTTTTGAAGAACCACTGTACTGATGATGGCAAGCAATCTTCATCAGGATGGAAGAACACAGTAGGGCCAAAGTGCTTAATGAGCGCATGAATCTGGTCTAGATTTGGCATTGCGTGTAGGGTACAGTCAAGATTCTTCAAGCATGCAACATCTAGCAAATCATCTTCAGAACTCAAGTAGGTGCTGCAGTAAAACGTCCCCACGGAAACACCTTTAGAATGCATTCCCCTTTTGCAGGGTCTTGTGTTCCAGACCTGAAattgattattgaaagtttttgAAACTTTGGAAATGATCAAATCACAAGTTTCACATTTTTCTGTAAGATCTGCACGAATGCATCTAACTTCTTCAACGCTAGGCTCCTCTGGCTTGTTAGTGACCACAACACCCATTGCCTTGTAACCTGCTGGAGGGTTTGGAAGCCAAAAGTAACCACAACCATCGTCGTGTGAAACGGTACTCCAAATCAATGAGTAGTTAAGTGGCCGTTTCAGAGCTGGAGAGCCTGGTTTCGAGTCACAGAGCTGACGAACTTCAGGTTTCTGCAAGTTGGCATCACTGGCCACAAGAACGTACCCTTGCAATGGTTGGTCATTGGACTGACAGTAGTGGCCAAGGCAATAAAAACCATCAGCGATCCCAACAGGTCTATAAAATGTGACTCCTTTTCCATGCAACAGGTTGGAGCTCCAAACACTCTCAAACTGGGTAATTTTGATGATTTCTAGTTCTCCCAGGTTTATTCTCTCAGTAGCAAATCCCTGACCTGGGGATACAAGAGCACATAATCTGTAAGCAACGCATAATTCAAAGATCTAATGATGCAGACATCAAAAGTATAGTTGTCCCATTCAGGTTTCAATTCATGGTCTGATCAAACGATTGACTAAATAAATCAGAAAACACTGTTTTCCATAAGAAAGCCATCCAacaaatgtaaatatttaataagataATGAGAATGGATGATATAAAGTTGTATGCTTTCCATTTAAAAATGGATGGACCCA
Proteins encoded in this region:
- the LOC110623551 gene encoding protein CHROMATIN REMODELING 20 isoform X2, which produces MSTFKEEWEAVLDELETESAHLLEQLDGAGIELPSLYKWVESQAPNGCQTEAWKRRAHWVGSQVTSEITDVVADAEKYLQSHRPVRRRHGKLLEEGASGFLEKKLSTDGTKGDVAENGDVDWDSLKKLFSGGLSKDIASFGSKHWAAVYLANTPQEAAEMGLRFPGVDEVEEIEDIDGSSSDPFIADAIENEKELILSEEQRKNYRKVKEEDDARIDQKLQHHLKQRRRRKRSKQVMEGKAYGLSSPRDISDEKTHEHGEDLPSENSKKDFCEISKNLDPEQAMSNGDSVFSEPDIIEARRSKRVNESEEPKIDAKKIRPVIIDSDDEADAVMDQSVCNAGKVEDQSTLQENNGDSSDDSHLMHGVNGEFRCTACDRIAVEVHSHPLMKVIVCEDCKSLIEEKMHMKDPDCSECYCGWCGQSNDLVSCKSCKTLFCATCIKRNIGEDCLSKVQASGWQCCCCLPSQLQRLTSELEKAMESEDLMVSSSDSESENSDADTGVAISKRKKKKKKKKKKKKIRRILDDAELGEETQRKIAIEKERQERLKSLKVEFTDKTKMMSFASCNGDLPEGATVEVLGDAATGYIVNVVREKGEEAVRIPPSISAKLKAHQVAGIRFMWENIVQSIGKVKSGDRGLGCILAHTMGLGKTFQVIAFLYIAMRSVDLGLRTALIVTPVNVLHNWRHEFLKWKPSEVKPLRVFMLEDVSRDRRAELFAKWRTKGGVFLIGYTAFRNLSFGKHVKDRNMAREICYALQDGPDILVCDEAHMIKNTRADTTQALKQVKCQRRIALTGSPLQNNLMEYYCMVDFVREGFLGSSHEFRNRFQNPIENGQHTNSTTNDVKIMNQRSHILYEQLKGFVQRMDMSVVKKDLPPKTVFVIAVKLSPLQRKLYKRFLVVHGFTNDKVSNEKIRKSFFAGYQALAQIWNHPGILQLRKDRDYVSREEAVENFIGDESSSDENVDYNNILGEKPRSANNFVHGRRDGGFFLKDWWNDLLHENNYKELDYSGKMVLLLDILTVCSHVGDKALVFSQSIPTLDLIEFYLSRLPRHGKRGKFWRKGKDWYRLDGRTESSERQKLVENFNDPVNKRVKCALISTRAGSLGINLHAANRVVIVDGSWNPTYDLQAIYRAWRYGQKKPVFAYRLMAHGTMEEKIYKRQVTKEGLAARVVDRQQVHRTISREEMLHLFEFGDDENSDPLTDIGQEDGQADDCSMSGVGNSLKQRVPLSHGSCSSDKLMESLLSRHHPRWIANYHEHETLLQENEEEKLTKEEQDMAWEVYRRTLEWEEVQRVSLDESTFERKPPVPSVAPSAPDTSSLPTSSMTPPAPEASNSNVTPYKSNFRNRMLQRKCTNLSHLLTLRSQGTKVGCTTVCGECAQEISWEDLNRDGRMAR
- the LOC110623551 gene encoding protein CHROMATIN REMODELING 20 isoform X1 — protein: MEEKQEQVEDVESASSDSYIADSDVDEPSTSGQDDGMHLDEPLTELEIEDLVAEFLEVESKAAEAQEALEKESLLKVESDVREELAQTLHGDDLETAVENEMSTFKEEWEAVLDELETESAHLLEQLDGAGIELPSLYKWVESQAPNGCQTEAWKRRAHWVGSQVTSEITDVVADAEKYLQSHRPVRRRHGKLLEEGASGFLEKKLSTDGTKGDVAENGDVDWDSLKKLFSGGLSKDIASFGSKHWAAVYLANTPQEAAEMGLRFPGVDEVEEIEDIDGSSSDPFIADAIENEKELILSEEQRKNYRKVKEEDDARIDQKLQHHLKQRRRRKRSKQVMEGKAYGLSSPRDISDEKTHEHGEDLPSENSKKDFCEISKNLDPEQAMSNGDSVFSEPDIIEARRSKRVNESEEPKIDAKKIRPVIIDSDDEADAVMDQSVCNAGKVEDQSTLQENNGDSSDDSHLMHGVNGEFRCTACDRIAVEVHSHPLMKVIVCEDCKSLIEEKMHMKDPDCSECYCGWCGQSNDLVSCKSCKTLFCATCIKRNIGEDCLSKVQASGWQCCCCLPSQLQRLTSELEKAMESEDLMVSSSDSESENSDADTGVAISKRKKKKKKKKKKKKIRRILDDAELGEETQRKIAIEKERQERLKSLKVEFTDKTKMMSFASCNGDLPEGATVEVLGDAATGYIVNVVREKGEEAVRIPPSISAKLKAHQVAGIRFMWENIVQSIGKVKSGDRGLGCILAHTMGLGKTFQVIAFLYIAMRSVDLGLRTALIVTPVNVLHNWRHEFLKWKPSEVKPLRVFMLEDVSRDRRAELFAKWRTKGGVFLIGYTAFRNLSFGKHVKDRNMAREICYALQDGPDILVCDEAHMIKNTRADTTQALKQVKCQRRIALTGSPLQNNLMEYYCMVDFVREGFLGSSHEFRNRFQNPIENGQHTNSTTNDVKIMNQRSHILYEQLKGFVQRMDMSVVKKDLPPKTVFVIAVKLSPLQRKLYKRFLVVHGFTNDKVSNEKIRKSFFAGYQALAQIWNHPGILQLRKDRDYVSREEAVENFIGDESSSDENVDYNNILGEKPRSANNFVHGRRDGGFFLKDWWNDLLHENNYKELDYSGKMVLLLDILTVCSHVGDKALVFSQSIPTLDLIEFYLSRLPRHGKRGKFWRKGKDWYRLDGRTESSERQKLVENFNDPVNKRVKCALISTRAGSLGINLHAANRVVIVDGSWNPTYDLQAIYRAWRYGQKKPVFAYRLMAHGTMEEKIYKRQVTKEGLAARVVDRQQVHRTISREEMLHLFEFGDDENSDPLTDIGQEDGQADDCSMSGVGNSLKQRVPLSHGSCSSDKLMESLLSRHHPRWIANYHEHETLLQENEEEKLTKEEQDMAWEVYRRTLEWEEVQRVSLDESTFERKPPVPSVAPSAPDTSSLPTSSMTPPAPEASNSNVTPYKSNFRNRMLQRKCTNLSHLLTLRSQGTKVGCTTVCGECAQEISWEDLNRDGRMAR
- the LOC110623362 gene encoding uncharacterized protein LOC110623362, which translates into the protein MIGCDCFYWSQVNDEFYSVEPQPFSLPAPIPQWPQGQGFATERINLGELEIIKITQFESVWSSNLLHGKGVTFYRPVGIADGFYCLGHYCQSNDQPLQGYVLVASDANLQKPEVRQLCDSKPGSPALKRPLNYSLIWSTVSHDDGCGYFWLPNPPAGYKAMGVVVTNKPEEPSVEEVRCIRADLTEKCETCDLIISKVSKTFNNQFQVWNTRPCKRGMHSKGVSVGTFYCSTYLSSEDDLLDVACLKNLDCTLHAMPNLDQIHALIKHFGPTVFFHPDEDCLPSSVQWFFKNGALLYQEGKDEGQHIDYRGSNLPCEGQNDREYWIDLPNDDDARNNIKRGDLESAELYVHVKPALGGTFTDIAFWVFCPFNGPATLKIGLMSIPMTKIGQHVGDWEHFTLRVSNFTGELWQVYFSQHSGGEWVHASDLEFIEGNRPIVYSSKHGHASFPHPGTYLQGSTKLGVGVRNDAAQSKYYIDSSTKYQLIAAEYLGDGVVTEPCWLQFMREWGPTIVYDSRSELDKIINHLPFFVRFSVENIFDLFPTELYGEEGPTGPKVKDNWLGDERC